TCGGCCGCGCCTCTAGGCCTGCAGCGTCTTTGCCAGGTGGTCGGCGGCCAGCTTCGTGAAGCGCGCCGGGTCGGCCACCTCGCCCCCCTCGGCCAGCAGGGCCAGCCCGAAGATGAGCTCGGTGGTCTCGGCCAGCGACGCATCGTCCTTGCGGGTCTCGTAGGCCGCGTGCAGCGATGTCACCAGCGGGTGGGTGGGGTTGAGCTCGAGCACGCGCTTGATGGGCGGCATCGACTGG
This region of Pseudomonadota bacterium genomic DNA includes:
- a CDS encoding molecular chaperone HtpG (molecular chaperone), coding for QSMPPIKRVLELNPTHPLVTSLHAAYETRKDDASLAETTELIFGLALLAEGGEVADPARFTKLAADHLAKTLQA